In one window of Kosmotoga pacifica DNA:
- a CDS encoding ABC transporter ATP-binding protein: MISVEGLYYSYSHDENYAVEGISFEINEGEILGFLGPNGAGKSTTQKVLTGLLPLQKGKVFIAGEDIMKVSKSFYNRIGVSFEQPNVYMKLTGYENLKFFASMFDVPTEDPYELLRLVGLEDAANMKAKEYSKGMLQRLVFVRSLINRPMIWFLDEPVSGLDPTAAAQIKELIKHKKEEGVTIFLATHNMHVAEELCDRVAFINAGKIILIDTPRNLKLRYGERLVRVEYKSNGKIKRELLSMTETADIEKLNTLISSGKLETIHSMEASLEDIFIKVTGRELV; the protein is encoded by the coding sequence ATGATCAGCGTTGAAGGTCTATATTACTCTTACAGCCATGATGAAAACTACGCGGTAGAGGGCATAAGCTTTGAGATCAATGAAGGAGAAATTCTTGGCTTTCTTGGTCCCAACGGCGCGGGAAAATCCACCACTCAAAAGGTCCTCACAGGGCTTTTACCACTGCAAAAAGGGAAGGTCTTCATCGCCGGAGAGGACATAATGAAAGTTTCCAAGAGCTTTTACAACAGGATAGGGGTTTCCTTTGAACAACCCAACGTGTATATGAAGCTAACCGGATATGAAAACCTGAAGTTCTTTGCCAGCATGTTCGATGTGCCTACAGAAGACCCCTATGAACTACTCAGGCTTGTTGGCCTTGAGGATGCAGCAAACATGAAAGCAAAAGAATACTCCAAGGGTATGCTTCAGAGACTGGTCTTTGTAAGGTCTCTCATAAACCGTCCTATGATCTGGTTTCTGGATGAACCTGTTTCAGGGCTTGATCCAACCGCAGCTGCACAAATAAAAGAACTCATAAAACACAAAAAGGAAGAGGGAGTCACTATTTTCCTCGCCACCCACAACATGCATGTGGCAGAAGAGCTCTGCGACAGAGTCGCATTTATAAACGCTGGTAAAATCATTCTCATAGATACCCCGCGAAACCTGAAGCTCCGCTATGGCGAAAGACTGGTCAGGGTAGAATACAAATCCAACGGCAAAATAAAAAGGGAACTTCTTTCCATGACCGAAACCGCCGACATTGAAAAACTCAACACCCTTATAAGCTCTGGAAAACTAGAAACCATCCATAGCATGGAGGCATCCCTGGAAGATATTTTCATCAAGGTTACGGGCAGGGAGCTGGTATAA
- a CDS encoding ABC transporter permease gives MKRLIKIFERDLKNSIRDGMLLFILIAPILLALLLRAFIPAVKDLSIEFGAVKPINKALVEKIETFAPITFFDNTEKLIERIEEYDDFLGIRMESGEITLIAQGNESKELLSLASEILVQSFNPSGDSFTVGESELGRKLPPLSLYGFVLVILGSFLFGGMIIGFNIIEEKEQETLKALRVTPMRTFDFITGRSLIGFLAPIFHAFVVVWILGISNFNPLMLLVITISGSVIGVVFGFWIGVISTNQMNGIANMKISFFVLVLPVFLAMTLPEKSHIFLYWAPTYWTFVSVKNLLLELQTWSNMLKDISLIIGTSILFALATFRKIRSGILS, from the coding sequence ATGAAAAGGCTTATAAAAATCTTTGAGCGAGATTTGAAGAACAGTATCAGGGATGGCATGCTTCTTTTCATTTTAATAGCCCCCATATTGCTCGCGCTGTTGCTCAGAGCTTTCATTCCCGCTGTAAAAGACCTGTCCATAGAATTCGGCGCTGTAAAGCCCATAAATAAAGCGCTTGTAGAAAAAATCGAAACTTTCGCCCCGATTACCTTTTTCGATAATACTGAAAAGCTCATAGAACGCATTGAAGAGTATGACGATTTTCTCGGCATTCGCATGGAAAGTGGGGAAATAACACTTATCGCCCAGGGAAATGAGTCGAAAGAGCTTCTTTCCCTCGCTTCGGAAATACTGGTGCAATCCTTTAATCCATCAGGGGATTCTTTCACTGTTGGCGAATCCGAGCTTGGGAGAAAGCTTCCTCCTCTTTCCCTATACGGCTTTGTTCTGGTCATACTCGGTTCATTCCTTTTTGGCGGCATGATCATTGGATTCAACATTATAGAAGAGAAAGAACAAGAGACGTTGAAAGCGCTGCGGGTTACGCCGATGAGGACCTTCGATTTCATCACCGGGAGAAGCCTGATTGGCTTTCTCGCACCGATCTTTCATGCCTTTGTAGTGGTATGGATACTAGGCATTTCTAACTTTAATCCTTTAATGCTCCTTGTTATCACTATCTCAGGCTCTGTGATAGGGGTTGTCTTCGGATTCTGGATCGGAGTCATCAGCACTAACCAAATGAACGGAATCGCGAACATGAAAATAAGCTTTTTCGTGCTTGTGTTGCCTGTATTCCTGGCAATGACATTACCCGAAAAGAGCCACATCTTTCTCTATTGGGCTCCTACATACTGGACCTTCGTTTCGGTGAAAAATCTGCTGCTGGAGTTGCAAACCTGGTCTAACATGCTTAAAGACATATCACTCATTATCGGCACTTCTATACTTTTTGCCCTGGCCACCTTTAGAAAAATTAGATCGGGTATATTGTCATAA
- a CDS encoding TetR/AcrR family transcriptional regulator, producing the protein MPKDTFFNLPEDKRKRIIQGAIELFSSKAYHAVSVNQLVKATGIPKGSFYQYFEDKRDLFRYLIQLIYADKVERLHGVFSDGTGLFDLLRAMAREAVAFAKDNPKYTAIANRLMADSELKKEILADFAPESNSFMEELILRSYERGELKTELEPEVLARIIMAVFQVMGDYIYEKSGDLSVERSKELFIQVINILENGLKGCGANDQR; encoded by the coding sequence ATGCCTAAAGATACTTTTTTCAATCTACCAGAAGATAAACGCAAAAGGATCATTCAGGGTGCCATAGAACTTTTTTCCTCAAAAGCCTATCATGCTGTCAGTGTAAACCAACTTGTTAAGGCCACAGGTATCCCAAAAGGAAGTTTTTATCAGTATTTTGAAGACAAAAGGGATCTTTTTCGTTACCTTATTCAACTGATCTACGCCGATAAGGTTGAAAGACTTCATGGGGTTTTCAGCGATGGCACCGGCCTATTTGACCTACTAAGAGCGATGGCCCGGGAAGCGGTGGCTTTTGCAAAAGATAATCCAAAGTACACGGCAATAGCGAACAGACTCATGGCCGATTCCGAACTGAAGAAGGAAATCCTCGCCGATTTTGCCCCAGAAAGTAACAGTTTCATGGAAGAGCTCATCCTTCGCAGTTACGAAAGAGGCGAACTAAAGACAGAACTCGAACCGGAGGTTCTGGCTCGCATAATAATGGCTGTCTTTCAGGTGATGGGCGATTACATCTATGAAAAATCCGGAGACCTGAGCGTGGAAAGGTCGAAAGAGTTATTCATTCAGGTAATAAACATACTGGAAAATGGCTTGAAAGGATGTGGGGCAAATGATCAGCGTTGA
- a CDS encoding EAL domain-containing protein, which yields MDLSLFELDLPSGSISMTPEFFKKYGYDPEEIPEDLNSLLKLIHPKEVPLINKALEELRNGKPNTTLEVRVRACNSSWKWSKVYLWVDERDSSNNSLKLIGIALDITSLKENQKQLELKDRYTQSMLNALPDMMFVISKDGVYLDFKAEDSSKLAVSPDKIIGSNIDDAGFSPESLKSLKKAIAEALETGKLQTVNYWLDTPAGEGFFEARISPIDNRKVLLVVRDFTEQKRAQQKLARLYRLRKVLTESTNDILSSPVETNPYQRFLEKMSKAIPEIGRATLLLKRESKLKIVASTSNKRLIGLKLPQELLNIYSDIGPAVIEFTEVEEYLPREFLTVIENRGIKLAEKAMFVPIESEGNKVGCLTLGIQKNETPDEESRKILELIASQISIIYKRLQLESNLREEHKKYKYLATHDSLTKLPNRRYLEERFERLKFSHEHFAFIYLSISKFRQINEVMGHMFGDAVLVDIAEKLVNILGNKKQICRLEGAKFVLMLPIGDRKSAMKFSNKIRRAFSEPFRIMKTGMTIRPVMSIVMYPEDGTSFAELIQNAEIAIHTAEKEEKDILFFDKTLSLDLSRRVFIEQELLRALKEDKGLTLHYQPIIDLNTGKISSVEALARWIHPEAGYIKPDLFVPVAEESGLIHELGRKVLNMASEQAKKWFERKIQIPVFVNLSAKELQREDIISQVRETLEKYNLPKNLLGIEVTESALMTDPEGGRKKIEQLRKMGVLIAIDDFGTGYSSLSYLRFMPVNLLKIDRSFIKDLTRESNITPKSISIIKSIITLANSLGFSVVAEGVEVDFHRLFLAGLGCDYAQGYYFYKPADASAVEKILKRRKIF from the coding sequence GTGGACCTTTCTCTTTTTGAGCTTGATTTACCGAGCGGCTCGATTTCCATGACACCAGAATTCTTTAAAAAGTATGGCTATGATCCCGAAGAAATCCCAGAGGATCTCAACTCCCTTCTAAAACTCATTCACCCTAAAGAAGTCCCTCTGATCAACAAAGCTCTCGAAGAGCTCCGTAACGGCAAACCCAACACGACGTTGGAAGTTAGAGTAAGGGCCTGCAACAGCTCGTGGAAATGGTCAAAAGTTTATCTCTGGGTGGATGAACGGGATTCTTCTAATAATTCCTTAAAGCTGATAGGCATTGCCTTGGATATCACCTCTTTGAAAGAAAACCAAAAACAGCTGGAATTAAAAGATAGATACACCCAAAGCATGCTCAATGCTTTACCAGATATGATGTTTGTCATCTCGAAAGACGGGGTTTATCTGGATTTCAAGGCCGAAGACAGCTCAAAACTCGCAGTTTCTCCTGACAAAATCATTGGGAGCAATATAGATGACGCGGGCTTTTCTCCCGAAAGCCTTAAGAGTTTGAAAAAAGCGATCGCTGAAGCCCTGGAAACCGGAAAACTTCAAACGGTTAATTACTGGCTCGACACTCCTGCAGGGGAAGGGTTCTTTGAGGCTCGAATTAGCCCCATAGACAATCGTAAGGTTCTTCTGGTGGTGAGGGATTTCACCGAACAGAAAAGGGCACAACAAAAGCTCGCGAGACTGTACAGGCTCAGGAAAGTTCTCACAGAAAGTACAAACGATATCTTATCTTCTCCTGTCGAGACGAACCCTTATCAACGTTTTCTGGAAAAGATGTCCAAAGCTATCCCTGAGATCGGCAGAGCGACCCTTTTGCTCAAACGGGAAAGCAAATTAAAAATTGTGGCTTCAACCTCTAACAAGAGATTAATAGGTTTAAAGTTACCTCAGGAATTGTTGAACATTTATAGTGATATTGGACCCGCTGTGATCGAATTTACTGAAGTTGAGGAATACCTACCCCGTGAATTTCTAACCGTTATCGAAAACAGGGGGATTAAGCTGGCCGAAAAAGCCATGTTTGTTCCCATTGAAAGCGAAGGCAATAAAGTGGGCTGCCTTACACTGGGTATACAAAAAAACGAAACCCCCGATGAGGAATCCAGGAAAATTTTGGAGCTCATTGCATCACAGATTTCCATCATTTACAAAAGACTTCAACTAGAGAGCAACCTTAGGGAAGAACACAAAAAATACAAGTATCTGGCCACCCACGACTCTTTGACGAAATTGCCCAACAGGAGATATCTGGAAGAGCGTTTTGAAAGACTGAAGTTCTCCCATGAACACTTTGCCTTTATATATCTCTCTATCAGTAAGTTCAGGCAGATAAACGAGGTCATGGGGCACATGTTTGGTGATGCAGTTTTGGTAGATATAGCTGAAAAGTTGGTAAACATATTAGGGAATAAAAAGCAGATCTGCCGACTGGAAGGAGCAAAATTCGTACTGATGCTTCCTATAGGAGACAGAAAATCCGCCATGAAGTTTTCTAATAAGATCAGGCGTGCATTTTCTGAGCCTTTCAGAATAATGAAGACCGGAATGACCATCCGACCTGTGATGAGTATTGTTATGTACCCGGAAGACGGAACATCATTTGCTGAATTAATACAGAATGCTGAAATCGCAATCCACACAGCTGAAAAGGAAGAAAAAGACATCCTCTTTTTCGACAAAACACTCAGTTTAGATTTAAGCAGAAGGGTCTTCATCGAACAGGAACTGCTCAGAGCATTAAAAGAAGATAAGGGACTAACTTTGCACTACCAGCCTATAATAGACCTTAATACTGGAAAGATCTCTTCCGTCGAAGCTCTCGCACGTTGGATTCACCCAGAAGCTGGATACATTAAACCGGATCTTTTTGTGCCGGTTGCTGAAGAATCAGGTCTTATCCACGAGCTCGGTAGGAAAGTACTCAACATGGCTAGCGAGCAGGCTAAAAAATGGTTCGAAAGAAAGATACAGATACCAGTGTTCGTGAACCTTTCTGCCAAAGAGCTTCAGAGAGAAGATATTATTTCACAGGTTAGAGAGACACTTGAAAAGTACAATCTACCGAAGAACCTGCTGGGTATCGAAGTCACGGAGAGTGCCCTTATGACAGACCCTGAAGGTGGCAGAAAGAAAATTGAGCAGTTGAGAAAAATGGGAGTGCTTATTGCGATCGACGACTTCGGAACAGGATATTCTTCCCTCAGCTACCTCAGGTTCATGCCCGTCAACCTTTTAAAAATAGACAGATCGTTCATTAAGGACCTTACCAGAGAGTCCAACATCACACCAAAGAGTATCAGCATTATAAAGTCGATCATCACCCTCGCAAACAGTCTCGGTTTCTCTGTGGTGGCCGAAGGTGTAGAGGTAGATTTCCACAGGCTGTTCCTTGCCGGTCTTGGTTGTGATTATGCACAGGGTTATTACTTCTATAAACCTGCAGACGCATCCGCTGTTGAAAAAATTCTTAAAAGAAGAAAAATTTTCTAA
- a CDS encoding ABC transporter permease: MFRRILANVVKDIKLGWRSYFFLIVIGVAFAYFLLISFVIPENIEEELKLVIYDEAGTMSIPQSENLIIVGSRENLEKEMEKDFNIIGVIIRASENLGVELVFQGYESERTREIAKLALSKLFSNGTEKTINIETLKPESSEKVPMNKWFLPVLLLMEAVLLGTVLVFAMSISEKVERTQTAYMVTPGRALENLLGKVILFEILGLLFTYILTPLVVGMTADYLFLTFVIAIGSFFATSFALIFATYYDNMSQALFPMVAVALFFAFPMVSYLFPSFRPLFFKLIPTYPILLALRAATFPEYFGPVNLQSMLYPLIAGLVALWLATALYTKNARRG; the protein is encoded by the coding sequence ATGTTCAGGCGAATTCTGGCAAATGTGGTTAAGGATATCAAACTGGGCTGGCGTAGTTACTTCTTTCTGATAGTTATCGGGGTTGCCTTTGCTTATTTTCTGCTTATAAGTTTTGTTATTCCAGAGAACATAGAAGAAGAGCTTAAACTGGTTATTTATGATGAAGCTGGTACTATGTCCATTCCGCAATCTGAAAATCTGATCATTGTAGGAAGCAGGGAAAATCTGGAAAAGGAAATGGAGAAAGACTTCAATATTATCGGCGTGATAATCAGGGCATCTGAAAATCTGGGTGTCGAATTGGTTTTTCAAGGATATGAAAGCGAAAGAACGAGAGAAATCGCCAAACTCGCCCTTTCAAAGCTATTTAGCAATGGTACAGAAAAAACCATAAACATAGAAACCCTTAAGCCTGAATCTTCTGAAAAGGTACCAATGAACAAGTGGTTTTTGCCGGTATTACTTTTGATGGAAGCAGTGCTGTTGGGAACCGTGTTAGTTTTTGCCATGTCTATCAGCGAAAAAGTAGAAAGGACACAGACTGCTTACATGGTTACCCCAGGAAGGGCACTGGAAAACCTCCTTGGAAAGGTTATTCTCTTTGAGATCCTGGGGCTTCTTTTCACATATATTCTCACACCCCTTGTGGTGGGTATGACCGCCGACTACCTGTTTCTCACTTTTGTGATAGCTATTGGAAGCTTTTTTGCTACTTCCTTTGCGCTGATTTTTGCTACTTATTATGACAACATGTCACAAGCCCTTTTTCCTATGGTAGCCGTGGCGCTATTCTTTGCTTTTCCAATGGTTAGCTATCTTTTTCCTTCTTTTAGGCCCCTGTTTTTTAAGTTAATACCCACATACCCGATTTTGCTTGCTTTAAGAGCGGCAACTTTCCCGGAGTATTTTGGACCAGTGAACCTGCAATCCATGTTGTATCCCCTGATCGCGGGGTTAGTGGCTCTCTGGTTGGCAACTGCGCTCTATACAAAAAACGCAAGGAGAGGGTGA
- a CDS encoding LacI family DNA-binding transcriptional regulator, whose amino-acid sequence MRITIAKIAELAGVSKATVSRVLNNSGYVAEKTRRKVMKIIEEFNFVPDSRAVNLSKSMTRTIGLVIPTTSGPFYMEVIRGIEDVLAANGYYMLLMTFEASRDKNETRKKYRSLLDEKRVDGLIVFDPEADESFVQEMANAKKPCVYLGREYPKVPIDTVSADNFTGSRLMMLHLLEHHGFRKIAFVRGPLDSYHGLERLKGYRKTLREFGIGYDENLVFCGNFTREGAEKIAKKIFAVNPEAIFASNDEMALGIIHKAKQLKIPLSKIPIIVGFDDAPWAEHINPALTTVKQPMYDIGKTAARIMMDRLSGDRSKVPMKVKLHTSIVIRESCGCLKAAFE is encoded by the coding sequence TTGAGGATAACGATAGCCAAAATAGCCGAACTGGCCGGTGTATCAAAAGCCACCGTTTCCAGGGTTTTGAACAACAGTGGATACGTTGCTGAAAAAACGCGCAGGAAAGTAATGAAAATAATTGAAGAGTTCAACTTCGTTCCGGATTCAAGAGCCGTGAACCTCAGCAAAAGCATGACGAGGACGATCGGCCTTGTGATTCCCACCACGTCAGGTCCTTTCTACATGGAAGTTATTCGCGGAATAGAAGATGTTCTAGCGGCAAATGGTTATTATATGCTGCTGATGACCTTTGAGGCTTCAAGAGACAAGAATGAGACGAGGAAAAAATACCGTTCCCTGCTGGATGAGAAGCGTGTCGATGGTCTTATTGTCTTCGACCCTGAAGCAGATGAAAGCTTTGTGCAAGAGATGGCGAATGCGAAAAAGCCCTGCGTGTATCTAGGTAGGGAATACCCAAAAGTCCCGATAGATACGGTTTCAGCCGACAATTTCACCGGCAGCCGCCTGATGATGTTACACCTTCTCGAACACCACGGATTTAGGAAGATAGCCTTTGTGAGAGGACCGCTGGATAGTTACCACGGTCTTGAAAGGCTTAAAGGGTACAGGAAAACATTGAGGGAGTTCGGAATTGGGTACGATGAGAATCTGGTGTTTTGCGGCAATTTCACCAGAGAAGGAGCCGAAAAAATTGCGAAGAAGATTTTCGCTGTTAACCCCGAAGCAATTTTTGCATCGAATGACGAAATGGCTCTCGGAATAATTCATAAAGCTAAACAATTAAAGATACCTCTTTCAAAAATACCTATTATTGTAGGTTTTGATGATGCCCCATGGGCGGAACACATAAATCCGGCTCTCACCACGGTTAAGCAACCCATGTATGATATAGGTAAAACTGCTGCAAGGATCATGATGGATAGGCTTTCCGGTGATAGGAGTAAGGTTCCGATGAAAGTGAAGCTCCACACCAGTATCGTTATAAGAGAGTCCTGTGGTTGTTTGAAGGCTGCTTTTGAATGA
- a CDS encoding protease complex subunit PrcB family protein: MKWCVLLFLVVPFFALGVPLIIPIDFPEDESLFQSFGTRSANIQIANLTVNNAAPYVLVLKGWVFLPAKGRKLSEAELKISGDDFVYTKKILVERKGSYFEVSPQLLILPGSVDRIELFGVEIEMVELVGVSLPYEIVNLPHGVKEAGIFAGVYSKGVFQLTDKPSGALYLVISAGERSTGGYSLEVKKLKRFGEKIVVEATLTTPSKGAFVTQVITFPSIVIRVMDLQPGKYELELILTTSDNGILTKNYFQRTIRLE, translated from the coding sequence ATGAAATGGTGTGTTCTTTTGTTCTTGGTCGTGCCGTTCTTTGCTCTGGGGGTACCACTGATCATCCCGATAGATTTCCCGGAAGATGAATCACTCTTTCAGAGTTTTGGTACGAGAAGCGCAAACATTCAGATCGCAAATCTTACCGTCAACAATGCAGCTCCATATGTCCTTGTCTTAAAGGGTTGGGTTTTCCTGCCAGCGAAAGGTAGGAAGCTATCAGAAGCTGAATTAAAGATATCGGGAGATGATTTCGTTTACACGAAGAAAATTCTTGTCGAACGAAAAGGTTCTTACTTTGAAGTCTCTCCACAGCTCCTGATACTACCAGGATCTGTTGATAGAATCGAGCTTTTCGGTGTGGAGATCGAGATGGTAGAGCTGGTAGGAGTCTCACTGCCATATGAGATTGTAAACTTACCCCACGGTGTGAAAGAAGCGGGGATATTTGCTGGTGTTTATTCAAAAGGCGTATTTCAGTTGACAGACAAGCCATCCGGAGCGCTTTATCTCGTGATCTCAGCCGGAGAGAGGTCCACCGGGGGATATTCACTTGAGGTGAAGAAATTAAAGCGGTTCGGCGAGAAAATTGTGGTGGAAGCAACGCTGACTACCCCGTCAAAAGGTGCTTTCGTAACGCAGGTGATTACCTTTCCTTCGATCGTTATTAGAGTAATGGATTTACAACCTGGGAAATACGAACTTGAGCTGATTTTGACTACCAGCGATAACGGTATTCTAACAAAAAATTACTTTCAACGGACTATAAGACTTGAATGA
- a CDS encoding M42 family metallopeptidase: protein MNYKEEYVVKKLVDLVRIPSPSGFTEKVIKYISDELSRLGYEPQFTNKGACYVCIGGKGDPVTLAAHVDTLGAMVKSLKGNGRLEITPIGGYMMNSIEGENCEIHTKAGKIYTGTIQTIAPSVHVFENARKLERKASNMEVRLDEIVKSREDLEKLGIETGDFISFDPRVVVTESGFVKSRHLDDKASVAILLAVAKDVSEGKLKLARKTYLFFSNYEEVGHGASSGIPKDSIEVISVDMGAVGDTLGTDEYVVSICAKDSGGPYDSRLVRKLVEKAKEADVDYSVDIYPFYGSDVEASLIAGYDVVFGLIGPGVEASHGYERTHYKALENTIKLIEAYLKD from the coding sequence ATGAACTACAAAGAGGAATATGTTGTTAAAAAGCTCGTCGATCTGGTGAGAATCCCCAGTCCCTCGGGTTTCACCGAAAAGGTAATAAAGTACATCAGCGATGAGCTTTCAAGACTGGGCTATGAGCCACAATTTACCAACAAAGGTGCGTGTTATGTCTGCATAGGCGGGAAAGGGGATCCGGTAACATTGGCAGCTCATGTCGATACACTGGGTGCAATGGTAAAGTCCCTGAAGGGAAACGGCAGGCTTGAGATAACTCCTATAGGGGGCTACATGATGAACAGCATCGAAGGCGAGAATTGCGAAATTCACACGAAGGCAGGCAAAATCTATACAGGTACCATTCAGACCATTGCACCTTCAGTACATGTCTTCGAAAACGCCAGAAAGCTGGAAAGAAAAGCATCCAATATGGAAGTTAGACTCGACGAAATCGTCAAGAGCAGGGAAGATCTCGAAAAACTCGGCATAGAAACCGGTGACTTTATCTCCTTTGATCCGAGAGTTGTTGTAACTGAGAGTGGGTTCGTCAAGAGCAGGCATCTCGATGACAAAGCCAGTGTCGCTATACTTCTTGCGGTGGCAAAAGATGTGAGTGAGGGAAAGCTAAAGCTGGCTAGAAAAACCTATCTCTTTTTCTCTAACTATGAAGAAGTTGGTCACGGTGCTTCCAGCGGTATCCCAAAAGATTCCATCGAAGTTATCTCTGTAGACATGGGTGCAGTAGGCGACACCCTCGGTACAGATGAATACGTCGTTTCCATCTGTGCGAAAGATTCTGGTGGACCTTACGACAGCAGACTCGTGCGCAAATTGGTGGAGAAGGCAAAAGAAGCCGATGTTGATTACTCAGTTGATATATATCCCTTCTATGGCTCGGATGTTGAAGCTTCATTGATAGCCGGTTACGACGTGGTTTTCGGACTAATTGGTCCCGGTGTGGAGGCCTCTCATGGATACGAAAGAACACACTATAAAGCTCTTGAAAACACTATAAAGCTGATAGAGGCGTACCTGAAAGACTGA